Proteins encoded in a region of the Streptomyces sp. PCS3-D2 genome:
- a CDS encoding TetR/AcrR family transcriptional regulator — MPKTPDAARRSDRSRRAILDAALALVGEVGYNKLTIEAIAARAGVGKQTIYRWWPSKAAVLLEASLALAGDAETDAGWTGFPDTGDLAADLKHVMRATVDEFNDEKYEAPVRALTAAGASDPELGARFTEQLLEPQLALYEARLRTAREAGQLAPDTDLRLTVEMLVGPLTYRWLMRTAPLTHAYTDALVDRVLGGVANVTAR; from the coding sequence ATGCCCAAGACCCCTGACGCCGCGCGCCGCAGCGACCGCTCCCGGCGCGCCATCCTCGATGCCGCGCTCGCCCTGGTCGGGGAGGTCGGCTACAACAAGCTGACCATCGAGGCCATCGCCGCCCGGGCCGGCGTCGGCAAGCAGACCATCTACCGGTGGTGGCCCTCGAAGGCCGCCGTCCTCCTGGAGGCCTCCCTCGCCCTCGCCGGGGACGCGGAGACGGACGCCGGGTGGACCGGCTTCCCCGACACCGGGGACCTCGCCGCCGACCTGAAGCACGTGATGCGGGCGACGGTCGACGAGTTCAACGACGAGAAGTACGAGGCCCCCGTGCGCGCCCTGACGGCGGCCGGCGCCAGCGACCCCGAGCTCGGCGCCCGGTTCACCGAGCAGCTCCTGGAGCCCCAGCTCGCCCTCTACGAGGCCCGGTTGCGCACGGCCCGCGAGGCCGGCCAGCTCGCGCCGGACACCGATCTGCGGCTCACGGTCGAGATGCTGGTGGGGCCGCTGACCTACCGCTGGTTGATGCGCACCGCGCCGCTCACGCACGCGTACACCGACGCGCTGGTGGACCGGGTGCTCGGCGGGGTGGCAAACGTCACCGCCCGCTAG
- a CDS encoding small ribosomal subunit Rsm22 family protein, with the protein MNASAPTTAESLRSTLGGLLDGLPPKQASAAVERLIANYRGRTPTDAPVLRDRSDVAAYAAYRMPATFEAVRAALHGLAAAAPGWAPASHVDIGGGTGAAAWAVDATWDGPRRTTVLDWAEPALALGRELAAASGSPVLRGAEWRRAVIGSGLSVPDADLVTVSYVLGELTGQARTAVVAEAARAGRAVVLIEPGTPEGYLRIREARDQLIAAGLKVAAPCPHDGTCPIEVGKDWCHFSARVSRSSLHRQVKGGSLPYEDEKFSYVAATRFPVEPAAFRITRRPQIRKGLVLLELCGPEEGDGAGLTRVNVTKRHGDLYRAARDADWGRAWPPPSAD; encoded by the coding sequence GTGAACGCCTCCGCCCCCACCACCGCCGAGTCCCTCCGCAGCACGCTCGGCGGGCTGCTCGACGGGCTCCCGCCCAAGCAGGCCTCCGCCGCCGTCGAGCGGCTCATCGCCAACTACCGGGGGCGGACCCCCACGGACGCGCCCGTACTGCGCGACCGCTCGGACGTCGCGGCGTACGCGGCCTACCGCATGCCCGCCACCTTCGAGGCCGTACGGGCCGCCCTGCACGGGCTGGCCGCGGCGGCACCCGGCTGGGCGCCCGCCTCGCACGTGGACATCGGCGGCGGTACGGGGGCGGCGGCCTGGGCGGTGGACGCCACCTGGGACGGCCCGCGGCGCACCACCGTGCTGGACTGGGCCGAGCCGGCCCTGGCCCTCGGCCGGGAGCTGGCGGCGGCCTCCGGCTCGCCCGTGCTGCGCGGCGCCGAGTGGCGGCGGGCCGTCATCGGCTCAGGGCTGTCGGTCCCCGACGCCGACCTGGTGACGGTGTCGTACGTGCTCGGCGAGCTGACCGGGCAGGCCCGCACGGCCGTCGTCGCCGAGGCGGCGCGGGCCGGCCGGGCCGTGGTGCTGATCGAGCCGGGCACGCCCGAGGGGTACCTGCGCATCCGCGAGGCCCGCGACCAGCTGATCGCGGCCGGGCTGAAGGTGGCCGCCCCCTGCCCGCACGACGGGACCTGTCCCATCGAGGTGGGCAAGGACTGGTGCCACTTCTCGGCGCGGGTCAGCCGCTCCTCCCTGCACCGCCAGGTCAAGGGCGGCTCGCTCCCGTACGAGGACGAGAAGTTCAGCTACGTCGCCGCGACCCGCTTCCCCGTGGAGCCGGCCGCCTTCCGGATCACGCGCAGGCCGCAGATCCGCAAGGGGCTGGTGCTGTTGGAGCTGTGCGGCCCCGAGGAGGGCGACGGCGCGGGCCTGACCCGGGTCAACGTGACCAAGCGCCACGGCGACCTCTACAGGGCCGCACGGGACGCCGACTGGGGCCGGGCCTGGCCGCCGCCCTCGGCGGACTAG
- the efeU gene encoding iron uptake transporter permease EfeU gives MFGNYLIGLREGLEASLVVCILVAYLVKTGRRDALRPVWLGIGIACALSLAFGALLEFGSQELTFEAQELLGGSLSIISVGLVTWMVFWMKRTARHLKAELHGKLDTALAMGTGALVATAFLAVGREGLETALFVWASVRASGEGSSAPLIGVLLGIATAIVLGYLFYRGALRINLAKFFRWTGAMLVVVAAGVLAYGVHDLQEARFLGGLNDRAFDVSTAVPPDSWYGTLLKGVFNFQPDPTVLQLTVWALYLVPVLVLFFAERGRGGPAGTPPRASAPSGSEPAG, from the coding sequence GTGTTCGGCAACTATCTGATCGGCCTGCGCGAGGGGCTGGAGGCCAGCCTGGTCGTCTGCATCCTGGTCGCGTACCTCGTCAAGACCGGCCGCCGGGACGCCCTGCGTCCCGTGTGGCTCGGCATCGGGATCGCCTGCGCGCTCTCGCTCGCCTTCGGCGCCCTGCTCGAATTCGGCTCCCAGGAGCTGACCTTCGAGGCACAGGAGCTGCTGGGCGGCAGCCTGTCGATCATCTCGGTGGGGCTGGTGACGTGGATGGTCTTCTGGATGAAGCGCACCGCGCGGCACCTGAAGGCCGAGCTGCACGGCAAGCTCGACACCGCGCTCGCCATGGGCACCGGCGCGCTCGTCGCGACGGCCTTCCTGGCGGTCGGCCGGGAGGGCCTGGAGACCGCCCTGTTCGTGTGGGCGTCGGTACGGGCCAGCGGCGAGGGCTCCTCGGCTCCGCTGATCGGGGTGCTGCTGGGCATCGCGACCGCGATCGTGCTGGGCTACCTCTTCTACCGGGGCGCCCTGCGGATCAACCTGGCCAAGTTCTTCCGGTGGACCGGCGCGATGCTGGTGGTGGTGGCGGCCGGCGTGCTCGCGTACGGCGTCCACGACCTCCAGGAGGCCCGCTTCCTGGGCGGTCTGAACGACAGGGCCTTCGACGTCAGCACGGCCGTCCCGCCGGACAGCTGGTACGGGACGCTGCTCAAGGGCGTCTTCAACTTCCAGCCGGACCCGACCGTCCTCCAGCTGACGGTGTGGGCGCTGTACCTGGTCCCCGTGCTGGTCCTGTTCTTCGCCGAGCGCGGGCGCGGCGGCCCGGCGGGCACCCCGCCCCGGGCCTCCGCCCCCTCGGGCAGCGAGCCCGCCGGCTGA
- a CDS encoding GNAT family N-acetyltransferase has protein sequence MSTALRVLGFAEPDVPGRLARQVADLEAEAWPGSTPGHDPALAPRTLLLVDDEGTVAAALALLYKGIPLAGRTYRAAGLSSVVTRSTRRGQGLGGRLVAAARAELAADPAVDLALFSCDRTLAPFYEAAGFAPLPGTVLVGGTPEDPLATDAPGFDKVVMAAFFTGARDADRAAFTAVRVPLHPGGVDRLW, from the coding sequence GTGAGCACGGCTCTGCGGGTGCTGGGGTTCGCCGAGCCGGACGTGCCCGGACGGCTGGCCCGCCAGGTGGCCGACCTGGAAGCAGAGGCCTGGCCCGGCTCCACCCCGGGGCACGACCCGGCGCTGGCGCCGCGCACCCTCCTCCTCGTCGACGACGAGGGGACGGTGGCCGCCGCGCTGGCGCTGCTGTACAAGGGGATCCCGCTCGCCGGCCGTACGTACCGGGCGGCCGGCCTCAGCTCCGTCGTGACCCGGAGCACGCGGCGCGGACAGGGGCTCGGCGGGCGGCTGGTGGCGGCCGCCCGCGCGGAACTCGCCGCCGACCCGGCCGTGGACCTGGCGCTGTTCAGCTGCGACCGGACCCTCGCGCCGTTCTACGAGGCGGCCGGCTTCGCACCGCTGCCCGGAACGGTCCTCGTGGGCGGCACCCCCGAGGACCCGCTGGCCACCGACGCCCCGGGCTTCGACAAGGTGGTGATGGCGGCGTTCTTCACCGGCGCCCGGGACGCGGACCGAGCGGCCTTCACCGCCGTGCGCGTCCCGCTCCACCCCGGGGGCGTCGACCGGCTCTGGTGA
- the yaaA gene encoding peroxide stress protein YaaA, producing MLVLLPPSEGKAAGGSGAPLEPQELSLPGLAQARAAVLAELVDLCSGDELKAREVLGLSEGLRGEVAKNAELRSAAARPAGEVYTGVLYDALGLADLPAPARAMAEDTLLVFSGLWGAVRVTDRIPSYRCSMGVKLPGLGALGAYWRAPMAEVLPAAAGDGLVLDLRSAAYATAWKPRGEVAGRTATVRVLHAQTVDGVEKRSVVSHFNKATKGRLVRDLLVAGAVPGSPAELVTALRDLGYVVEAEAPAKAGRAWSLDVVVTQIHH from the coding sequence GTGCTCGTGCTGCTGCCGCCCTCCGAGGGAAAGGCCGCCGGAGGCTCCGGCGCACCGCTGGAGCCGCAGGAGCTGTCGCTGCCGGGTCTGGCGCAGGCCCGGGCGGCGGTGCTGGCGGAGCTCGTCGACCTGTGCTCGGGCGACGAGCTGAAGGCCCGTGAGGTGCTGGGCCTGAGCGAGGGCCTGCGGGGCGAGGTCGCGAAGAACGCGGAGCTGCGCTCGGCGGCGGCCCGCCCGGCGGGGGAGGTCTACACCGGCGTGCTCTACGACGCGCTGGGCCTGGCCGACCTGCCGGCGCCGGCGCGGGCGATGGCCGAGGACACGCTGCTCGTCTTCTCCGGGCTGTGGGGCGCGGTGCGCGTCACCGACCGCATCCCCTCCTACCGCTGCTCGATGGGCGTGAAGCTCCCGGGGCTGGGGGCGCTCGGCGCGTACTGGCGCGCGCCGATGGCGGAGGTGCTGCCCGCCGCCGCCGGGGACGGGCTCGTACTGGACCTTCGTTCGGCGGCGTACGCGACGGCGTGGAAGCCCAGGGGCGAGGTCGCGGGTCGGACCGCGACGGTGCGGGTGCTGCACGCGCAGACGGTCGACGGCGTGGAGAAGCGGTCCGTGGTGAGCCACTTCAACAAGGCCACGAAGGGCCGGCTGGTCCGGGACCTGCTGGTGGCGGGTGCCGTGCCCGGTTCGCCCGCCGAGTTGGTGACGGCCCTGCGGGACCTGGGGTACGTCGTCGAGGCGGAAGCCCCCGCGAAGGCGGGCCGGGCCTGGTCCCTCGACGTGGTCGTGACGCAGATCCACCACTGA
- a CDS encoding Bcr/CflA family multidrug efflux MFS transporter, which yields MSERGPATAPSHDSSPDSPSARSAPASLARARRTSLLVTFVLGGLTALPPLSMDMYLPALPQVTDALRSPAATIQLTLTACLAGMALGQLVIGPMSDRWGRRRPLLAGMVVYVLATAICALAPTAELLISFRLLQGLAGSAGVVIARAVVRDLYDGDEMARFFSTLMLISGAAPIVAPLIGGQVLRFADWRGVFLVLTGVGAVLTLMVWRGLGETLPPALRHTGGVGSALRTMRGLLGDRVFTGYTLTGGFAFAVLFSYISASPFVVQEIYGASPQTFSLLFGLNSVGLILVGQINGKLLVGRVRLDKVLAVGLAVVTACAVSLLLMTTGALGEVGLTPVAAALFVLMSAMGIVLPNTNAQALMRTPHAAGSASALLGTSSFLVGAIASPLVGVAGEGTAVPMALVQLVCALVSVSCFLALCRPWRQRDEQTAPAPAGD from the coding sequence ATGTCGGAGAGAGGCCCCGCGACGGCACCCTCGCACGATTCGTCGCCCGATTCGCCCTCCGCCCGCTCCGCACCCGCGTCCCTGGCGCGCGCCCGCCGCACGAGCCTGCTCGTCACCTTCGTACTCGGTGGTCTGACCGCCCTCCCGCCGCTGTCCATGGACATGTACCTGCCGGCCCTGCCGCAGGTCACCGACGCCCTCCGCAGCCCTGCCGCGACGATCCAGCTGACCCTCACCGCGTGCCTCGCCGGCATGGCCCTCGGCCAGCTCGTCATCGGCCCGATGAGCGACCGGTGGGGCCGCCGCCGGCCGCTGCTCGCCGGCATGGTCGTCTACGTCCTGGCCACCGCGATCTGCGCCCTCGCCCCGACCGCCGAGCTGCTGATCTCCTTCCGGCTGCTCCAGGGGCTGGCCGGGTCCGCCGGCGTCGTCATCGCGCGTGCCGTCGTGCGCGACCTGTACGACGGCGACGAGATGGCCCGCTTCTTCTCCACGCTGATGCTCATATCCGGGGCCGCCCCGATCGTCGCGCCCCTCATAGGAGGCCAGGTGCTGCGCTTCGCCGACTGGCGGGGGGTCTTCCTCGTCCTCACCGGCGTCGGCGCGGTCCTCACCCTGATGGTCTGGCGCGGTCTCGGCGAGACCCTGCCGCCCGCGCTGCGGCACACCGGCGGTGTCGGCTCGGCGCTGCGGACCATGCGCGGGCTGCTCGGCGACCGGGTCTTCACCGGCTACACCCTGACCGGCGGCTTCGCCTTCGCCGTCCTCTTCTCCTACATCTCCGCCTCCCCCTTCGTGGTGCAGGAGATCTACGGGGCCTCGCCCCAGACCTTCTCCCTGCTCTTCGGCCTGAACTCGGTCGGCTTGATCCTCGTCGGCCAGATCAACGGCAAGCTGCTGGTCGGCCGGGTCCGCCTGGACAAGGTGCTGGCCGTCGGGCTCGCGGTCGTCACGGCCTGCGCGGTGTCCCTGCTGCTGATGACGACGGGCGCCCTCGGCGAGGTCGGGCTGACCCCCGTCGCCGCCGCGCTGTTCGTGCTGATGTCGGCGATGGGCATCGTGCTGCCGAACACCAACGCGCAGGCGCTGATGCGGACCCCGCACGCGGCGGGATCGGCCTCCGCGCTGCTCGGCACCTCGTCCTTCCTGGTCGGCGCGATCGCCTCGCCGCTGGTCGGCGTCGCGGGCGAGGGCACCGCGGTTCCGATGGCACTGGTGCAGCTGGTGTGCGCGCTGGTGTCGGTCAGCTGTTTCCTGGCCCTGTGCCGGCCCTGGCGGCAGCGGGACGAGCAGACCGCGCCCGCCCCGGCCGGGGACTGA
- a CDS encoding SDR family oxidoreductase, which yields MDEPTKKTAVVTGAGSGIGRSVALALAAAGWAVALAGRRVGPLEETAAAAGAAADVLCVPADVSDPDDVTRLFESVRARYGRLDLLFNNAGTFGPGGVPLEDITYDAWRSVVDVNLTGAFLCAQAAFRQMKGQDPQGGRIINNGSISAHVPRPNSIAYTATKHAMTGLTKSLSLDGRPYRIACGQIDIGNAATEMTERMQTGILQANGQLAVEPVMDAADVARTVRHMAELPLEANVQFATVMATSMPYIGRG from the coding sequence ATGGACGAACCTACGAAGAAGACCGCCGTGGTGACCGGTGCCGGCTCCGGGATCGGGCGTTCCGTGGCGCTGGCCCTGGCCGCGGCGGGATGGGCCGTGGCCCTGGCCGGCCGCCGGGTCGGACCGCTGGAGGAGACCGCCGCCGCGGCCGGGGCGGCGGCCGACGTCCTGTGCGTGCCGGCCGACGTCAGCGACCCGGACGACGTCACTCGGCTGTTCGAGTCAGTGCGGGCCCGGTACGGGCGCCTCGACCTGCTCTTCAACAACGCGGGCACCTTCGGCCCCGGCGGCGTTCCGCTGGAGGACATCACCTACGACGCCTGGCGCTCGGTCGTCGACGTCAACCTGACCGGTGCCTTCCTGTGCGCGCAGGCCGCCTTCCGGCAGATGAAGGGGCAGGATCCGCAGGGCGGACGCATCATCAACAACGGCTCCATCTCCGCCCACGTGCCCCGCCCGAACTCGATCGCCTACACCGCGACCAAGCACGCGATGACCGGCCTGACGAAGTCCCTGTCGCTCGACGGGCGGCCGTACCGCATCGCCTGCGGCCAGATCGACATCGGCAACGCGGCGACCGAGATGACCGAGCGGATGCAGACCGGCATCCTCCAGGCCAACGGGCAGCTGGCCGTCGAGCCGGTCATGGACGCCGCCGACGTCGCCCGTACGGTCCGGCACATGGCCGAGCTCCCGCTGGAGGCGAACGTGCAGTTCGCGACGGTGATGGCCACCTCCATGCCGTACATCGGCCGCGGCTGA
- a CDS encoding MerR family transcriptional regulator, with protein sequence MRIGEIAAVVGVTTRAIRHYHHVGLLPEPERRPNGYRAYTVRDAVLLARVRRLTELGLSLDEVRDVLADDAGRDLADVLEELDADLARQESEIKERRRRLAVLLAARPGEGEPMSPALAGLLAKAPRTTSPSAAKDREHLTLLDASGAGGEEVYAALGPLAADPGVLALYERLDELADACADDPRIPGLAAELVAVVPDEVFAAIPRNGAVVAGFQEALLAEYAPAQAEVVRRVMQAFIERGRR encoded by the coding sequence ATGCGGATCGGAGAGATCGCCGCGGTCGTCGGGGTCACCACCCGGGCGATCCGGCACTACCACCATGTCGGGCTGCTCCCGGAACCGGAGCGGCGCCCCAATGGCTACCGGGCCTACACCGTCCGGGACGCCGTCCTGCTGGCCCGCGTACGGCGGCTCACCGAGCTCGGCCTCAGCCTCGACGAGGTGCGCGACGTCCTCGCGGACGACGCCGGGCGCGACCTGGCGGACGTCCTGGAGGAGCTCGACGCCGACCTCGCCCGGCAGGAGTCCGAGATCAAGGAGCGGCGGCGACGGCTCGCGGTGCTCCTGGCCGCCCGGCCGGGGGAGGGCGAGCCGATGTCGCCCGCGCTCGCCGGGCTGCTGGCGAAGGCGCCGCGCACGACCTCGCCGTCCGCGGCGAAGGACCGCGAACACCTGACGCTCCTCGACGCGTCGGGCGCGGGCGGCGAGGAGGTCTACGCCGCGCTCGGACCGCTGGCCGCCGACCCCGGGGTGCTCGCCCTGTACGAGCGGCTGGACGAACTCGCCGACGCCTGCGCGGACGACCCGCGGATCCCGGGCCTGGCCGCGGAGCTGGTGGCCGTGGTCCCCGACGAGGTGTTCGCCGCGATCCCCCGGAACGGGGCGGTCGTGGCCGGGTTCCAGGAGGCGCTGCTCGCCGAGTACGCGCCCGCGCAGGCGGAGGTCGTCCGCCGCGTCATGCAGGCCTTCATCGAGCGGGGGCGCCGATGA
- a CDS encoding bifunctional DNA primase/polymerase, which produces MGSESGRVKRGEQSRISQWLRRRQKPTAEDPARDREALLVAVAAAGLPLAPAAHPAEYRCSCDRIGCPTPARHPVSFAWQTQSTTDRAQIERWARNQPEANFITATGMVHDVLDVPLEAGAAALARLLEAGVKVGPVAESGGTGDQARMLFFTATRGTPEDEDEWWPCALDCQPETMDEHPGLRWHCRGSYVLVPPAALPGDHAVSWIRGMEHPLPDPLTLLETLTDACAAYADTSDRTPATVAWPLGR; this is translated from the coding sequence ATGGGGTCTGAGTCCGGCCGCGTCAAACGCGGCGAGCAGAGCAGGATTTCCCAGTGGCTGCGCCGGCGGCAGAAACCCACCGCCGAGGACCCCGCACGGGACCGCGAGGCGCTCCTCGTGGCCGTTGCCGCCGCCGGTCTTCCCCTCGCCCCCGCGGCCCATCCCGCCGAATACCGGTGCTCGTGCGACCGCATCGGCTGTCCGACCCCGGCACGGCATCCGGTCTCCTTCGCCTGGCAGACCCAGTCGACCACCGACCGCGCGCAGATCGAGCGGTGGGCCCGCAACCAGCCCGAGGCCAACTTCATCACCGCGACCGGCATGGTCCACGACGTGCTCGACGTCCCGCTGGAAGCCGGCGCCGCCGCCCTGGCACGGCTCCTGGAGGCCGGCGTCAAGGTCGGCCCCGTCGCCGAATCGGGCGGCACCGGCGACCAGGCCCGGATGCTCTTCTTCACCGCCACCCGCGGCACCCCCGAGGACGAAGACGAGTGGTGGCCGTGCGCGCTGGACTGCCAGCCCGAGACCATGGACGAGCACCCGGGCCTGCGCTGGCACTGCCGCGGCAGCTACGTCCTGGTCCCGCCGGCGGCCCTCCCCGGCGACCATGCGGTGAGCTGGATCCGCGGCATGGAACACCCCCTCCCGGACCCGCTGACCCTCCTGGAGACCCTGACGGACGCCTGCGCCGCGTACGCCGACACCTCCGACCGCACGCCGGCGACGGTGGCCTGGCCGCTCGGCCGCTGA
- a CDS encoding bifunctional RNase H/acid phosphatase yields the protein MPRFVVEADGGSRGNPGPAGYGAVVLDPASGETLAERAEFIGVATNNVAEYKGLIAGLTAARDLASDAVVLVRMDSKLVVEQMSGRWKIKHPDMKPLAAEAARILPRAQVTYEWIPRERNKHADRLANEAMDAGNRGGQWEPSASSAALDASAARSLATPPPSGPPGDAAAGAAAARAALAASRGGTDTAAAPASSSVPVAVSAPAEAGADTGGPLVATAPPAAAPAGGQGWAPDTGAPATFVLLRHGETALTPQKRFSGSGGSDPELSPAGRRQAAAVAEALAARGTVQAVVSSPLLRCRETARAVADRLGLDVSVEQGLREVDFGAWEGLTFAEVQERFPEDLQAWLDSPKAAPTGGGESFAAAARRISATRDRLLAAHAGRTVLLVTHVTPVKTLVRLALGAPPESLFRMELSAASLSAVAYYADGNASVRLLNDTSHLR from the coding sequence ATGCCGCGTTTCGTCGTCGAGGCCGACGGCGGGTCCCGGGGCAACCCGGGGCCGGCCGGCTACGGCGCCGTCGTCCTCGACCCGGCCTCGGGCGAGACGCTGGCCGAGCGCGCCGAGTTCATCGGCGTCGCGACGAACAACGTGGCGGAGTACAAGGGCCTGATCGCCGGGCTCACGGCCGCCCGTGACCTCGCGTCCGACGCGGTGGTCCTGGTCCGGATGGACTCCAAACTCGTCGTCGAGCAGATGTCGGGCCGCTGGAAGATCAAGCACCCGGACATGAAGCCGCTCGCGGCCGAGGCCGCGCGGATCCTGCCCCGCGCGCAGGTGACGTACGAGTGGATCCCGCGCGAGCGGAACAAGCACGCGGACCGGCTCGCCAACGAGGCGATGGACGCGGGCAATCGCGGCGGGCAGTGGGAGCCGTCGGCCTCCTCCGCCGCCCTCGACGCGTCCGCCGCCCGGTCCCTGGCCACCCCGCCGCCGTCCGGCCCGCCCGGGGACGCCGCCGCGGGCGCCGCAGCGGCGCGCGCCGCCCTGGCGGCCTCCCGGGGCGGCACGGACACCGCCGCCGCGCCCGCTTCCTCCTCTGTGCCGGTCGCCGTGTCGGCGCCCGCGGAGGCCGGCGCCGACACGGGCGGACCGCTCGTCGCGACGGCACCGCCCGCCGCCGCGCCCGCGGGCGGCCAGGGCTGGGCGCCCGACACGGGCGCCCCGGCCACCTTCGTGCTGCTGCGCCACGGCGAGACCGCGCTCACCCCCCAGAAGCGGTTCTCCGGAAGCGGGGGGAGCGACCCCGAGCTGTCCCCGGCCGGCCGTCGCCAGGCGGCGGCCGTCGCGGAGGCGCTTGCCGCCCGTGGCACCGTGCAGGCGGTCGTCAGCTCCCCGCTGCTCCGCTGCCGCGAGACCGCCCGGGCCGTCGCCGACCGCCTCGGACTCGACGTGAGCGTCGAACAGGGCCTGCGCGAGGTGGACTTCGGTGCCTGGGAGGGCCTGACCTTCGCCGAGGTGCAGGAACGCTTCCCGGAGGACCTCCAGGCCTGGCTGGACTCCCCGAAGGCCGCCCCCACCGGCGGCGGGGAGAGCTTCGCGGCCGCCGCCCGCAGGATCTCGGCCACCCGTGACCGGCTGCTGGCCGCCCACGCGGGGCGGACCGTCCTGCTGGTCACCCATGTGACCCCGGTCAAAACCCTGGTCCGCCTGGCCCTCGGGGCACCGCCGGAGTCGCTGTTCCGGATGGAGCTCTCGGCGGCCTCCCTCTCGGCGGTGGCCTACTACGCCGACGGCAACGCCTCGGTCCGCCTGCTGAACGACACCTCGCACCTGCGGTAG
- a CDS encoding PhzF family phenazine biosynthesis protein, with product MTDTEVLRYTAFSGDPDGGNPAGVVLDASGLDEDAMLEIAAGLGYSETAFLTAPPEGLGGREGRSFTVRYFSPKAEVPFCGHATVATAVALAERTGPGELLLATRAGTVPVSVTAEDGRLRATLTSVEPHTEEIGAADLAEALAALDWPRADLDPAFPPRIAYAGARHLVLGAATRARLADLDYDFARLEALMRRLDLTTVQLVHRTGPREFHVRDPFPVGGVVEDPATGAAAAAFGAYARELGLVPQDAVLTLHQGADMGRPGVLTVELREGERRVRVGGTAVRIP from the coding sequence ATGACCGATACCGAGGTACTGCGCTACACCGCGTTCTCCGGCGACCCGGACGGCGGCAACCCCGCCGGGGTCGTGCTCGACGCCTCCGGGCTGGACGAGGACGCGATGCTGGAGATCGCCGCCGGGCTGGGCTACAGCGAGACGGCCTTCCTCACCGCCCCGCCCGAAGGGCTCGGCGGCCGGGAGGGCCGCTCCTTCACCGTGCGCTACTTCAGCCCGAAGGCGGAGGTTCCCTTCTGCGGCCACGCCACCGTCGCCACGGCCGTAGCGCTGGCGGAGCGGACCGGCCCCGGCGAACTGCTCCTCGCCACCCGCGCGGGAACCGTCCCGGTGTCCGTCACCGCCGAGGACGGCCGCCTGCGGGCCACGCTGACCAGCGTCGAGCCGCACACCGAGGAGATCGGAGCCGCCGACCTCGCCGAGGCACTCGCCGCGCTGGACTGGCCGCGGGCCGACCTCGACCCGGCGTTCCCGCCGCGGATCGCCTACGCCGGAGCCCGCCACCTGGTGCTCGGCGCCGCCACCCGGGCCCGGCTCGCGGACCTCGACTACGACTTCGCCCGGCTGGAGGCGCTGATGCGGCGCCTGGACCTCACCACGGTCCAACTGGTGCACCGGACGGGTCCGCGGGAGTTCCACGTGCGCGACCCCTTCCCGGTCGGCGGCGTGGTCGAGGACCCGGCGACCGGGGCCGCGGCGGCCGCCTTCGGCGCCTACGCCCGAGAGCTCGGCCTCGTCCCGCAGGACGCCGTGCTGACCCTGCACCAGGGCGCGGACATGGGCCGCCCCGGAGTGCTCACGGTCGAACTGCGCGAAGGCGAGCGCCGCGTCCGCGTGGGCGGCACCGCGGTCCGCATCCCGTGA